TCGCACCAGGCTAACTGGGATATCTTTACCGGGACAACAGTACCGGTCCACGACCGTCGCCCGGCTGCCGGGCGACGATGGGGGAGCCCATGATCGAGATCCTCACGCCCGCCGAGCTGGTCCGCGCCCGCGCCGCCGGCGCCCTGGTCGGCGACATCCTCCGGACGCTGCGCGAGCGCTCGGAGGCCGGCACCAACCTGCTCGACCTCGACGCCTGGACCCGGGAGATGATCGACGGGGCGGGGGCCGTGTCCTGCTACGTCGACTACGCGCCGTCGTTCGGCCGCGGCCCGTTCGGCCACCACGTCTGCACCTCCGTCGACGACGCGGTGCTCCACGGCCTGCCGCACGACCGCGTGCTCCGCGACGGGGACCTGCTCACCCTCGACCTGGCCGTGTCCCTGGACGGGGTGGTCGCGGACTCCGCGGTGAGCTTCGTCGTGGGCGGGCAGGCGTCGGCCGAGGACGCGGCGATGATCTCCGCGACCGAGCGGGCGCTGGCCGCAGCTATCGCGGC
The nucleotide sequence above comes from Aquipuribacter hungaricus. Encoded proteins:
- the map gene encoding type I methionyl aminopeptidase; translation: MIEILTPAELVRARAAGALVGDILRTLRERSEAGTNLLDLDAWTREMIDGAGAVSCYVDYAPSFGRGPFGHHVCTSVDDAVLHGLPHDRVLRDGDLLTLDLAVSLDGVVADSAVSFVVGGQASAEDAAMISATERALAAAIAAARPGARVGDLSHAIGTVLREAGYPVSTQFGGHGVGSTMHQDPHVANDGRPGRGYELRPGLLLALEPWVMADTDRLVTDADGWTLRSATGCRTAHSEHTVAITADGAEVLTLPPARG